One stretch of Thermanaerosceptrum fracticalcis DNA includes these proteins:
- a CDS encoding phage portal protein: protein MGILAKKLLKNFTLADWDKQIKMAIIGTQSNSGITVNESTAMRFTAVFACIRVLAETLASTPIILYRDRKPGDKSSGKDRAAEHPLYDILKSVPNRYMPSFTFKETMMGHIVTSGNCYAQIIRNRRGQVTELNIIPWTQIEPEQDTETGEIRYKTNDRGKTVYLPFEEVFHIPGLGFDGIKGYSPIRMAMEAVGLGLAAETFAAKFYGQGTHLGGVLEHPGKLGDQAHKNLKSDFEEKYAGIYNSHKVPILEEGMTFKQLGIKPEEAQFIETRKFQIEEIARIYRVPLHLLQNLDRATNNNIEHQSLEFVMYTMLPWFARWEQYINFKLLTKEERQQGYFAEFLINALLRGDTKSRAMMLQLMRQNGVLNADEWRELENMNPQEGGLGKIYFINGAMVPVETAAQQKKPNQNGGDNVNEE, encoded by the coding sequence TTGGGAATTCTGGCAAAAAAGTTATTAAAAAATTTTACTTTAGCTGACTGGGATAAACAAATTAAAATGGCTATCATCGGTACCCAATCCAACAGCGGGATAACGGTAAATGAGTCAACTGCCATGAGGTTTACGGCAGTTTTTGCATGCATAAGGGTACTTGCGGAGACTCTCGCATCAACGCCTATTATACTTTATAGAGACAGAAAGCCCGGGGATAAATCCAGCGGCAAAGACAGAGCAGCCGAGCACCCACTTTACGACATACTTAAAAGCGTACCAAACCGATATATGCCTTCCTTCACATTCAAAGAAACAATGATGGGGCATATTGTAACATCGGGCAACTGTTATGCTCAGATAATACGAAACAGAAGGGGACAAGTGACTGAACTCAATATCATCCCCTGGACGCAAATTGAACCTGAACAAGACACAGAAACTGGCGAAATACGCTACAAAACAAACGACAGGGGCAAAACAGTATATTTGCCGTTTGAGGAAGTGTTTCACATCCCAGGGCTTGGATTTGACGGCATAAAAGGCTACTCGCCGATACGCATGGCAATGGAAGCGGTAGGCCTTGGACTTGCTGCAGAGACGTTTGCCGCAAAATTTTATGGCCAGGGCACACATCTTGGAGGAGTACTGGAACATCCGGGCAAGCTTGGAGACCAAGCTCACAAGAACTTAAAATCTGATTTTGAAGAAAAGTATGCAGGAATATATAACTCTCACAAGGTTCCAATCCTTGAAGAAGGAATGACGTTTAAACAGCTTGGAATAAAGCCGGAAGAAGCACAGTTTATTGAAACTCGAAAGTTCCAGATTGAAGAAATCGCCCGCATATACAGGGTACCGTTGCATTTGCTTCAAAATTTGGATAGAGCTACAAACAATAATATTGAACATCAAAGTCTTGAATTTGTGATGTATACTATGCTGCCTTGGTTTGCTAGATGGGAACAGTATATAAACTTTAAGCTTCTCACCAAAGAAGAAAGACAACAAGGGTATTTTGCAGAGTTTTTAATTAATGCACTTTTACGAGGAGATACAAAGAGTAGAGCTATGATGTTACAGCTGATGAGACAAAATGGGGTATTGAATGCAGATGAGTGGAGAGAGCTTGAAAACATGAACCCACAGGAAGGCGGCCTAGGCAAAATTTACTTCATTAACGGTGCAATGGTGCCAGTGGAGACAGCAGCGCAGCAGAAAAAGCCTAATCAGAATGGAGGTGATAATGTAAATGAAGAATAA
- a CDS encoding HK97 gp10 family phage protein: MGIEFTSLDEFEKKMLRLAKKEYPQEAKKFMRQLARDTIKIAKIKTPKGPTGNLKRGWKVGKLYIRDNSMSIVVKNIAPHAHLIEKGHQRGRVFRTREGNWKTIKWTKNVAFVPGNEMLAPALKKIEVEIPQRLKNWITKMIQEVGL, encoded by the coding sequence ATGGGCATAGAGTTCACCTCTCTTGATGAATTCGAGAAAAAAATGCTCCGACTTGCTAAAAAAGAGTATCCCCAAGAGGCTAAGAAATTCATGCGGCAACTGGCCCGGGACACCATCAAGATTGCAAAGATAAAAACACCAAAAGGCCCCACTGGTAACCTGAAACGTGGTTGGAAAGTCGGTAAACTCTATATTCGGGATAACAGCATGAGCATTGTAGTGAAAAACATTGCGCCCCATGCCCATTTAATTGAGAAGGGTCATCAAAGAGGCCGTGTTTTTCGCACCAGGGAAGGTAACTGGAAAACAATCAAATGGACAAAAAATGTTGCGTTTGTTCCTGGTAATGAAATGCTGGCTCCGGCCCTAAAAAAAATTGAAGTGGAGATACCACAGCGGCTAAAGAATTGGATTACTAAGATGATACAGGAGGTGGGGCTGTGA
- a CDS encoding HNH endonuclease signature motif containing protein translates to MKQGKIVPAIVVDHIRPHKGDYELFWDESNWQPLCKQCHDRKTATEDSNFARGRGV, encoded by the coding sequence ATGAAGCAAGGAAAGATAGTTCCTGCTATTGTTGTTGACCATATAAGGCCTCACAAAGGAGACTACGAGCTTTTCTGGGATGAATCGAATTGGCAACCGCTTTGCAAGCAGTGCCATGACAGGAAGACAGCTACTGAAGATAGTAACTTTGCTAGGGGTAGGGGGGTATAA
- a CDS encoding SNF2-related protein: protein MKFVPHSYQKYCIHRLLTDEALGLFLDMGLGKTVITLTAINDLKYNRFAVSKVLIIAPKKVAEATWSKEAAKWGHLKLLRISLVLGPVSRRIRALNTPADIYVINRENVPWLVEYYRNAWPFDMVVVDEFSSFKNHQAKRFKALSWVRKHIKRFVGLTGTPAPNGLLDLWAQVYLLDEGKRLGAKITHYRERYFEPDQRDRDHVFSYMPKPGAAEIIQQKISDICVSMRAEDYLELPDCIPVNVPVVLDQKAQAAYDKLEREMLLEVDESTIDAGSAAVLTNKLLQLCNGAVYDENKNMVEIHKCKIEAFMELIEGLNGQPALVFYNFQHDLVRIKKALAGSGLRIRELKGPQDEDDWNNKKIDILLAHPASAAYGLNLQKGGNHVIWFGLNWSLELYQQANKRLHRQGQAEKVIIHHLVVSGGVDEDVMAALEDKGSTQDKLMNALRVRIEKHKEGGVSR, encoded by the coding sequence TTGAAGTTTGTACCGCATAGTTACCAGAAATACTGTATTCATAGGCTTTTGACCGATGAGGCATTGGGGCTTTTCCTGGACATGGGTTTGGGCAAAACAGTAATCACCTTAACAGCAATAAATGACCTGAAGTATAACCGGTTTGCAGTGAGCAAAGTGCTTATCATCGCCCCGAAAAAAGTGGCAGAAGCAACCTGGAGTAAAGAGGCGGCAAAGTGGGGCCATTTAAAATTGTTGCGGATATCTCTGGTGCTTGGTCCAGTAAGCAGGCGGATTCGAGCCCTGAACACACCGGCAGATATTTACGTTATCAATCGGGAAAACGTGCCGTGGCTAGTCGAATACTACCGGAACGCTTGGCCCTTCGATATGGTGGTAGTGGATGAGTTTAGCAGTTTCAAAAATCACCAAGCAAAACGGTTTAAAGCTCTTAGCTGGGTACGGAAACATATTAAACGTTTTGTCGGGCTTACCGGCACTCCGGCACCAAATGGATTATTAGACTTATGGGCACAGGTGTATTTACTGGACGAAGGAAAACGTCTTGGGGCTAAGATCACGCATTACCGGGAGAGATATTTTGAACCGGACCAGAGAGACCGGGACCATGTTTTCAGCTATATGCCTAAGCCGGGGGCAGCCGAAATAATACAGCAGAAAATCAGCGATATCTGCGTGAGCATGAGAGCGGAGGACTACTTAGAACTGCCTGATTGCATCCCGGTAAATGTGCCGGTGGTGCTGGACCAAAAAGCCCAGGCAGCCTATGACAAGCTGGAAAGAGAAATGCTTCTTGAAGTGGATGAGTCCACAATAGATGCTGGCAGCGCGGCAGTCCTGACAAACAAACTTCTACAGCTGTGCAACGGGGCTGTGTATGACGAGAATAAAAACATGGTGGAAATCCATAAGTGCAAGATTGAGGCCTTTATGGAGCTTATCGAGGGATTGAACGGGCAGCCGGCGCTGGTGTTCTATAATTTCCAGCACGACCTGGTCAGAATTAAAAAAGCCCTGGCTGGATCCGGGCTGAGAATACGAGAGCTAAAAGGGCCCCAGGATGAGGATGATTGGAACAACAAGAAGATTGATATCTTACTTGCGCACCCGGCCAGCGCCGCCTATGGTCTGAACCTTCAGAAGGGTGGAAATCATGTTATCTGGTTTGGCCTTAACTGGTCCCTGGAGCTGTACCAGCAGGCCAATAAGAGGTTACACAGACAGGGCCAGGCCGAAAAAGTAATTATCCATCACCTGGTTGTGTCCGGGGGCGTGGATGAGGATGTCATGGCGGCTTTGGAGGACAAGGGCAGCACGCAGGACAAGCTGATGAACGCCCTGCGGGTAAGGATTGAAAAACACAAAGAGGGAGGGGTTAGTAGGTAA
- a CDS encoding head-tail connector protein, producing MSLKLITPPTQEPITLQEAKNHLRVDGTDEDTLIASLITAAREYCEGFQNRAYLTQTWEMTLDSFPDMPLKIPKPPLQAVDTIKYTDQDGVETVFDAANYVVDADSEPGRIALGSGVSWPKVTLKPIGGVKIRFTAGYGEASAVPMMVKQAMLLLIGHWYEHREAVLSGTITKEIEFAVHALLWTNRVVPV from the coding sequence ATGAGTCTAAAGCTCATAACCCCACCGACGCAGGAACCGATAACCCTCCAAGAAGCAAAAAATCACCTTCGGGTAGACGGAACCGATGAGGATACTTTGATAGCCTCGCTGATTACCGCCGCCCGGGAGTATTGCGAGGGTTTTCAGAACAGGGCATACCTGACGCAGACATGGGAAATGACGCTGGATTCCTTTCCGGATATGCCGCTGAAAATACCGAAACCGCCTCTGCAAGCAGTTGATACTATCAAATACACTGACCAAGACGGCGTTGAAACCGTATTTGATGCCGCAAATTATGTGGTTGACGCTGATTCTGAGCCCGGTAGAATAGCCCTGGGCTCTGGCGTATCCTGGCCAAAGGTGACGTTGAAGCCTATAGGTGGCGTTAAAATCAGATTTACGGCTGGCTATGGGGAAGCTTCGGCGGTGCCGATGATGGTTAAACAGGCAATGCTCCTGCTAATCGGACATTGGTATGAGCATAGAGAAGCTGTGCTTAGCGGAACCATTACAAAAGAGATTGAATTTGCAGTCCACGCACTATTATGGACAAATAGGGTGGTGCCGGTATGA
- a CDS encoding phage tail terminator family protein has protein sequence MTLKEIKTVLSDKLKTAMPTVKVYAKEVKQGFTKPALFVEAIPVSTEKSVYYTDKTISVKIRYFSESGEYLDLGEKADSLIDLFSTPLVVGETTITISNTNSEIISGEENDYLDFSFDLSYTEWAEVLEKVNVNGETVFMLPDEAAGYTQDAISLIEELNLNLNE, from the coding sequence GTGACACTAAAAGAGATTAAAACAGTCCTATCCGATAAATTAAAGACTGCAATGCCAACAGTTAAGGTATACGCCAAAGAAGTAAAGCAGGGATTTACTAAACCTGCTTTATTTGTTGAGGCCATACCGGTAAGTACTGAGAAAAGTGTGTATTATACCGACAAGACGATATCGGTAAAGATTAGGTACTTCTCCGAGTCTGGAGAATACCTAGATCTGGGGGAGAAAGCCGATTCCTTGATAGATTTGTTTTCTACCCCTTTAGTTGTAGGGGAAACCACTATCACAATATCTAATACCAACAGTGAGATAATTTCAGGCGAAGAAAACGACTACTTGGACTTTAGTTTCGATTTGAGTTATACAGAATGGGCTGAAGTCTTGGAAAAAGTTAATGTAAACGGTGAAACAGTATTTATGCTTCCGGATGAAGCAGCCGGATATACTCAAGATGCAATTTCTTTGATAGAGGAATTAAACTTAAACCTTAACGAATAG
- a CDS encoding HNH endonuclease signature motif containing protein yields MTKHYFTSEHREFIKDRVKGRSNAELTEMFNRHFGLNLTCNQIKVFKKNHKLNSGLTGQFKPGHIPFNKGKKGINCGGKATQFKKGHAPWNYKPIGTERISADGYVEVKAADPNKWKAKHVLIWEAANGPVPKGHAVIFGDGNKRNLNPENLILVSREQLVRLNQKNLIQNDVELTKAGIIIADIYNKIGELRRGCKKKRGKEG; encoded by the coding sequence ATGACCAAGCATTATTTCACTTCGGAACATCGTGAATTTATCAAGGACCGCGTAAAAGGCCGCAGCAATGCAGAATTAACAGAAATGTTCAACAGGCATTTTGGGTTGAATTTAACCTGTAATCAAATTAAAGTTTTTAAGAAAAATCACAAGCTAAACAGTGGTTTGACCGGTCAGTTCAAACCGGGTCATATACCGTTCAATAAGGGCAAAAAAGGAATCAACTGCGGCGGAAAAGCCACTCAATTCAAAAAAGGACACGCCCCATGGAATTATAAGCCGATAGGGACTGAGCGGATTAGCGCAGACGGGTATGTAGAGGTAAAAGCGGCCGACCCGAACAAGTGGAAAGCAAAACACGTGTTGATTTGGGAAGCCGCCAACGGTCCGGTCCCGAAAGGGCATGCGGTCATATTCGGGGATGGCAACAAGAGGAACCTCAATCCTGAGAACCTGATACTTGTTTCTCGGGAACAATTGGTCCGGTTAAACCAAAAGAACTTAATCCAGAATGACGTTGAATTAACAAAAGCAGGGATAATCATTGCGGACATTTATAACAAAATAGGGGAGCTAAGAAGAGGGTGCAAGAAAAAGCGAGGTAAGGAGGGATAG
- a CDS encoding phage major capsid protein has translation MNKEQILAKIKELMAKQQALVDKAKAEDNRALTEDEVKDFNAWQKEIDNLKDQLEIVEKMQANANFMDQPVSKPVIPVDMSVQEPKLDDGGFKNVGEFLHAVKFGDLKGRLKALSTSDVGIMIPEQFSRNIMRLDGEAEIVMPRATNIPAGNPPDAPFTIPYLQQGADGVLGGIELTWTGEAKTVSNVNDPVIKDLTLTPHEVSGMATINNKTLQNWEASGSFVENLLRQAWINGRDMKFLRGSGAGCPLGLLNAPGAIKVSRDTAATIKYVDAATMLGRLLPEALNGAVWVASITALPTIVQMVDGNNRLIFVQGDATRGVPSTLLGIPILWTGKQPTLGNEGDLVLANFRYYLTKAGSGPFVAVSEHVKFTTNQTVFKIVANIDGQPWVKDPLKLEDGETTVSPYIILQ, from the coding sequence ATGAACAAAGAGCAGATTTTAGCTAAAATTAAGGAACTTATGGCTAAGCAGCAGGCCCTTGTCGATAAGGCAAAAGCAGAAGACAACAGGGCATTGACCGAAGATGAGGTAAAAGATTTCAATGCATGGCAAAAAGAGATCGATAACCTGAAAGACCAGTTGGAAATTGTTGAAAAGATGCAAGCAAATGCTAATTTCATGGATCAGCCCGTAAGTAAACCGGTTATTCCAGTCGACATGAGTGTTCAAGAGCCTAAGCTTGACGATGGTGGATTCAAAAACGTAGGAGAATTTTTGCACGCTGTTAAATTTGGTGACCTGAAAGGCAGGCTTAAAGCACTTTCAACCAGCGATGTTGGCATCATGATTCCCGAACAGTTTAGCCGCAATATCATGAGGCTTGACGGAGAGGCTGAGATTGTAATGCCGCGGGCAACAAATATCCCTGCTGGCAATCCGCCTGACGCTCCGTTTACAATCCCATACTTGCAGCAGGGAGCAGACGGGGTTCTTGGCGGCATTGAGCTAACTTGGACCGGTGAAGCAAAAACAGTTAGCAATGTAAATGACCCTGTAATAAAAGACTTGACCCTCACACCGCATGAAGTAAGCGGAATGGCAACCATAAACAACAAAACCTTGCAGAACTGGGAAGCATCTGGTTCCTTTGTTGAAAACCTGCTCCGTCAAGCCTGGATAAATGGCCGTGACATGAAATTCCTGCGCGGATCCGGTGCTGGCTGCCCTCTTGGGCTACTGAATGCGCCTGGTGCTATTAAAGTTAGCAGGGATACAGCAGCAACTATCAAATATGTTGATGCCGCTACGATGCTTGGAAGGCTGCTGCCTGAGGCACTCAACGGTGCAGTATGGGTTGCATCCATTACAGCACTGCCGACTATTGTGCAGATGGTGGATGGCAACAACAGACTCATCTTTGTTCAGGGAGATGCAACAAGAGGCGTTCCTTCTACTTTACTTGGAATTCCGATACTTTGGACAGGGAAACAGCCTACACTGGGCAATGAGGGAGACCTTGTACTTGCAAACTTCAGGTACTACTTGACCAAAGCAGGTTCCGGTCCGTTTGTAGCAGTATCCGAACACGTGAAGTTCACCACCAACCAGACTGTATTCAAGATTGTAGCGAACATTGACGGCCAGCCATGGGTCAAAGATCCCTTGAAGCTCGAAGACGGCGAAACAACTGTATCGCCTTACATTATTCTGCAATAA
- a CDS encoding phage tail sheath C-terminal domain-containing protein — MGLPQVIIQFQTLAASAVQRSQRGIVALIIKDDTDTTFDTKVYTSVDEIDAADWTATNKDYIEKAFLGTPTKVIVERLATAATDYNAALIRLKNKKWNYLAIPGIASADVAAISTWIKTERDTNKKTFKAVLPNSVSDHEGIINFATDNIKVGDKTYIAAEYCARIAGILAGLPFTRSATYYALPEVESITESADPDADIDAGKLILVNDGAKIKIGRGVNSLTTFAPTKSSQFSKIKIIEAVDLVRDDIRDTFDGEYVGKVINNYDNKILFLAAVNAYFRSLAADDILDRNYDNKAEIDIDAQKIYLQSQGVDTSIMTDQEIKEYNTGSKVFAKASVKFVDAMEDLTFTVNM, encoded by the coding sequence ATGGGGCTTCCCCAGGTAATTATACAGTTTCAGACTTTGGCTGCATCGGCAGTTCAACGGAGCCAGCGGGGTATTGTAGCGCTGATTATAAAAGATGATACGGATACAACCTTTGATACTAAAGTCTACACCAGTGTTGATGAGATCGATGCTGCTGACTGGACTGCCACAAATAAGGATTACATCGAAAAGGCGTTTCTAGGCACTCCTACTAAGGTGATTGTTGAGCGATTGGCTACAGCGGCTACTGATTATAACGCCGCCCTGATCAGGTTGAAGAACAAAAAGTGGAACTACTTAGCCATTCCAGGAATTGCTTCCGCAGATGTTGCGGCCATATCCACTTGGATTAAAACGGAACGAGACACCAATAAGAAAACCTTTAAGGCTGTTCTGCCTAATTCGGTCAGCGACCACGAGGGGATCATCAACTTTGCAACAGACAATATCAAAGTTGGTGATAAGACTTACATAGCAGCGGAGTATTGCGCTCGTATTGCTGGGATCCTGGCTGGGTTGCCTTTTACCCGCTCGGCCACTTACTATGCTCTTCCAGAGGTTGAAAGCATCACAGAATCTGCTGATCCTGATGCCGACATTGATGCCGGCAAGCTAATTTTGGTGAATGATGGCGCCAAAATAAAGATTGGCCGGGGAGTAAACTCTTTGACTACTTTCGCGCCAACGAAGTCCTCACAATTCTCTAAAATTAAGATCATTGAGGCCGTGGACTTGGTTCGGGATGATATCCGGGATACATTTGACGGGGAGTATGTAGGCAAAGTAATAAACAATTATGATAACAAGATTCTCTTCTTGGCTGCTGTGAATGCCTATTTCCGGTCCTTGGCCGCCGATGATATCCTGGATCGCAACTATGACAACAAGGCTGAGATTGATATTGATGCTCAAAAAATCTATCTTCAAAGCCAGGGAGTGGATACTTCAATCATGACAGACCAGGAAATTAAGGAGTACAATACCGGGTCCAAGGTATTTGCCAAAGCATCTGTCAAATTTGTGGACGCTATGGAAGACTTGACCTTTACGGTCAATATGTAG
- a CDS encoding terminase large subunit: protein MRHDKDRALEPIEFIQMLKAVDDFYGQPFLLLDWQYDVLWNVYGTVKDDGYRQYRYAYLEIPKKNGKTSLIAAIALYHLTCDGPGGQICCCAADRGQAELVYKAACGMREQSEELQEILKLTDSKKEIKNTLTGTTLKVLSAEAYTKHGLNPTVVIFDELHAQPNRDLWDVMTFGAGAARKEPLWWVITTAGDDPDRKSIGWEIHEYARKVRDGEIYDPTWYVKIYGAPEDADIFDEKTWYMANPSLGKTISIETVRQEALQARNSESAERLFRWLRLNQWIAVKQVGWLPLTLWDATTGKWSKSELIGKRCYPGLDLSSTTDLTGLVLLFPPQDGIGEWRFISEGWIPEDNMKERSRRDKVPYDRWVNAGYLHATPGNVVDYEFVEARILQLSKQYKFEYMGTDPWNSRMLTQRLAKEGLNILEIPQNMAHMSPAMKETERLMRSGQITHEENPLARWCFGNVIVAQDGNENVKPMKNKSVDRIDLTVALINAMAVAMRMEGQTSVYETRGVLTV, encoded by the coding sequence ATGCGACATGATAAGGATAGAGCACTGGAACCTATAGAGTTTATACAGATGTTAAAAGCGGTTGACGATTTTTACGGTCAACCCTTTTTATTGCTCGATTGGCAGTATGATGTGCTTTGGAATGTATATGGAACAGTGAAGGATGACGGATACAGACAATATAGATACGCTTATCTCGAAATCCCGAAAAAAAACGGCAAGACCTCTCTCATAGCCGCAATAGCTTTATATCACTTGACATGTGATGGACCAGGCGGGCAAATATGTTGTTGCGCAGCTGATAGAGGACAAGCAGAACTTGTATATAAAGCAGCTTGCGGCATGAGGGAACAGTCAGAAGAATTGCAAGAAATATTAAAGCTAACAGACAGTAAAAAAGAAATTAAAAATACACTTACAGGTACTACGCTAAAAGTGCTTTCTGCAGAAGCATATACAAAGCACGGGCTCAACCCTACGGTTGTAATTTTCGATGAGCTCCATGCTCAACCAAACCGTGACTTATGGGATGTCATGACATTTGGCGCAGGGGCAGCACGAAAAGAGCCACTCTGGTGGGTTATAACTACTGCTGGAGACGATCCAGATCGCAAATCAATAGGATGGGAAATACATGAGTATGCAAGAAAAGTGCGAGATGGAGAAATTTATGACCCAACCTGGTATGTAAAGATATATGGTGCGCCTGAAGATGCTGACATATTCGATGAAAAAACATGGTATATGGCAAATCCTTCACTTGGTAAGACAATTAGCATCGAAACCGTAAGGCAGGAGGCATTACAAGCTAGAAATAGTGAAAGTGCAGAGCGGCTATTCCGATGGTTAAGACTTAATCAATGGATAGCTGTAAAACAGGTAGGATGGCTGCCATTAACATTGTGGGATGCAACTACCGGCAAATGGAGTAAGTCCGAGCTAATCGGCAAGCGATGTTATCCCGGGCTTGATCTATCAAGCACAACGGACTTGACCGGATTGGTGTTGTTATTCCCGCCACAAGATGGAATAGGTGAATGGCGGTTTATATCTGAAGGCTGGATTCCTGAAGACAATATGAAAGAGCGTTCACGGCGTGACAAGGTGCCGTACGATAGATGGGTGAATGCAGGATATCTACATGCAACTCCCGGGAATGTAGTAGACTATGAATTTGTTGAAGCAAGGATTTTACAGCTTAGTAAGCAATATAAGTTTGAATATATGGGTACCGACCCATGGAACAGCCGTATGCTGACGCAAAGGCTTGCAAAAGAAGGCTTAAATATACTGGAAATACCACAGAATATGGCGCATATGTCTCCGGCCATGAAGGAAACTGAAAGGCTTATGAGGTCGGGACAAATAACACATGAAGAAAACCCATTGGCTAGATGGTGTTTTGGTAATGTAATTGTGGCCCAGGATGGAAACGAAAACGTAAAGCCTATGAAAAATAAATCTGTAGACCGTATAGATTTGACTGTTGCGCTTATAAACGCAATGGCTGTAGCAATGCGGATGGAAGGGCAAACATCAGTCTACGAAACCCGTGGCGTTTTAACGGTATAA
- a CDS encoding VRR-NUC domain-containing protein, which produces MRERDIEVYLRDQVKAAGGIAYKFISPGNAGVPDRMILLPGGQVVFVELKVPGKIPTPLQLRQQTRIRNLGFQVLTLDSKEGVNEFIKGVRCS; this is translated from the coding sequence ATGCGGGAACGAGACATTGAAGTGTACTTACGGGACCAAGTAAAAGCCGCCGGCGGCATTGCCTATAAATTTATTTCCCCTGGTAATGCTGGGGTGCCAGACCGGATGATATTACTTCCTGGCGGCCAAGTTGTATTTGTCGAATTGAAAGTACCGGGTAAAATACCGACCCCCTTGCAGTTGAGACAACAAACGAGAATTCGCAACTTGGGTTTTCAAGTCCTGACCCTGGACAGCAAAGAGGGGGTAAACGAATTCATCAAAGGAGTTAGGTGCAGTTGA
- a CDS encoding head maturation protease, ClpP-related translates to MKNKFWKFKAKDDGTAELLLYGEISSSTWWGDEVTPKQFKKDLDDLGDVSEINVYINSEGGDVFAGQAIYSMLKRHRATINIYVDGLAASIASVIAMVGDKVIMPKNAMMMVHNPWTIAIGTADDFRKLADDMDKIRESIITVYTDKSGMDQDKIIEMMDKETWMTAEEAVKYGFADEIEEEKQVAASLNGGFLMLNGQKFDLSKFKNPPKLAFLTPEKPPQKHDNNLLSLFEKQLCINKNLLGGMF, encoded by the coding sequence ATGAAGAATAAATTCTGGAAATTTAAAGCAAAGGATGATGGTACAGCTGAGTTACTCTTATATGGTGAGATAAGCAGCTCTACCTGGTGGGGGGATGAAGTGACGCCGAAGCAATTTAAAAAAGACTTAGACGATTTGGGAGACGTTAGCGAGATTAATGTATATATCAATAGCGAAGGAGGGGATGTGTTCGCCGGGCAAGCTATTTACAGCATGTTGAAGCGACACAGAGCAACAATCAACATATATGTTGATGGTTTAGCTGCCAGTATTGCTTCAGTAATTGCTATGGTTGGAGATAAAGTTATCATGCCGAAAAATGCTATGATGATGGTCCATAACCCCTGGACCATAGCAATAGGCACTGCTGACGATTTTAGAAAACTTGCTGATGACATGGATAAAATTAGGGAAAGCATTATCACAGTTTATACGGATAAATCCGGCATGGACCAGGACAAAATCATTGAAATGATGGACAAAGAAACCTGGATGACAGCAGAGGAAGCCGTAAAATATGGCTTTGCAGACGAAATAGAGGAGGAAAAGCAGGTAGCCGCCAGTTTAAACGGCGGTTTTTTAATGCTTAACGGACAGAAATTTGACCTATCAAAGTTCAAAAATCCACCAAAATTGGCGTTTCTAACACCTGAAAAACCACCCCAAAAGCACGATAATAACCTGCTTTCTCTATTTGAAAAACAACTTTGCATAAATAAAAACTTGTTAGGAGGTATGTTTTAA
- a CDS encoding dATP/dGTP diphosphohydrolase domain-containing protein, with protein sequence MNTAKADEGKLRLTLVPRQIIRDIAAIREYGTKKYGDSENWRKVEKERYRDAAFRHFLAYLDDPEGKDEESGLPHLWHLACNIAFLCEMEVKKNEKYIR encoded by the coding sequence ATGAACACAGCAAAAGCCGATGAAGGCAAACTACGGCTGACTTTGGTACCACGACAAATAATCCGGGACATTGCCGCTATTCGGGAATATGGGACTAAAAAATATGGCGATTCGGAAAACTGGCGTAAGGTAGAAAAAGAAAGATACCGAGATGCGGCTTTCAGGCACTTCCTGGCTTACTTGGACGACCCGGAGGGAAAAGACGAAGAAAGCGGGCTGCCGCACCTGTGGCACCTGGCGTGTAATATAGCATTTTTATGCGAAATGGAGGTTAAGAAAAATGAAAAATACATTAGGTGA
- a CDS encoding phage head closure protein — MRAGELRHRITIQKPNGYTQNAAGEDVPNYADWVTVWAAVEPLKGREYQEAQKMRAETSYRIKLRYLAGITPEMQVRLRDGRLLEIQNVLNIAEQNRELHLMCVEKVM; from the coding sequence ATGAGGGCCGGGGAGCTAAGGCATCGCATCACAATACAAAAACCAAATGGGTACACTCAAAATGCAGCCGGTGAAGATGTGCCCAACTACGCGGATTGGGTAACTGTTTGGGCAGCCGTTGAACCTCTGAAAGGAAGGGAATACCAGGAAGCCCAGAAGATGCGTGCCGAAACGTCTTACAGGATAAAACTACGTTATTTAGCCGGGATCACACCAGAAATGCAAGTTAGATTACGGGATGGAAGGCTCCTGGAGATCCAGAATGTGCTTAACATTGCTGAGCAAAACAGAGAATTGCATCTCATGTGCGTTGAGAAGGTGATGTAA